The Plectropomus leopardus isolate mb chromosome 7, YSFRI_Pleo_2.0, whole genome shotgun sequence genome window below encodes:
- the ubr5 gene encoding E3 ubiquitin-protein ligase UBR5 isoform X4 produces MTSIHFVVHPLPGTEDQLNDRLREVSEKLNKYSYNSHPHLSLLEQATLKQCVVGPNHAGFLLEDGRVCRISFAVQPDRLELSKPDGSDGSKLSSGSGTGRSSRPGRTSDPPWFLSGSDTLGRLAGNTLGSRWSSGVNGGSGGGGSGGGAGGGGAGGGSSGGGGGGGGGGGGGTSGRSSTAARDSRRQTRVIRTGRDRGSGLLGSQPQPVIPASVIPEELITQAQVVLQGKSRSVIIRELQRTNLDVNLAVNNLLSRDDEDGDDGDDTASESYLPGEDLMSLLDADIHSAHPSVIIDADAMFSEDISYFGYPSFRRSSLSRLGSSRVLLLPLERDSELLRERESVLRLRERRWLDGASFDTERGSTSREGEPSLDKKSIPVQSPVSLGEELQWWPDKDGVKFVGIGAMFSELVAVSSKGELYQWKWSEPEPYRNAQNPSIHHPRVSFLGLANEKITLLSANSIRATVATETNKVATWVDDTLSTVASKLEHSAQAFPELQGERMVSLHCCALYTCAQLENSLYWWGVVPFSQRKKMLEKARAKNKKPKSSAGISSIPNITVGTQVCLRNNPLYHAGAVAFSVSAGIPKVGVLLESVWNMNDSCRFQLRSPESLKNMEKTTKTQEIKTESKPELVKTEMGPPPSPASTCSDTSSIASSASLPYKRRRSTPAPKEEEKVNEEQWPLREVVFVEDVKNVPVGKVLKVDGAYVAVKFPGTSSSMSNQSTAAPTDSDPSSLLQDCRLLRIDELQVVKTGGTPKVPDCFQRTPKKLCIPEKAEILAVNVDSKGVHAVLKTGNWVRYCIFDLATGKAEQENNFPTSNLAFLGQSERNVAIFTAGQESPIILRDGNGTIYPMAKDCMGGIRDPDWLDLPPINSLGMGVHSLANLPSNSTIKKKAAIIIMAVEKQTLMQHVLRCDYEACRQYLVNLEQAFLLDQGSQALGALLDHRCDGNRNILHAAVSVCFPVSNKETKEEEEAERSERNTFAERLSAVEAIANAISVVSSNSSGNRTGSSSSRGLRLREMMRRSLRAAGLGRHESGPSSSDHQDPVSPPIAPPSWVPDPPPMDPDGDIDFILAPAVGSLTTASTGTSQGPSTSTIPGPSTEPSVVESKDRKANAHLILKLMCDSVVLRPHLRELLSAKDARGMTPFMLAVSGRAYPAAITVLEAAQKMAKVGDQGIAEKEDADSVFMEMICPSGTNPDDSPLYVLCCNDTCSFTWTGAEHINQDIFECRTCGLLESLCCCTECARVCHKGHDCKLKRTSPTAYCDCWEKCKCKTLIAGQKAARLDLLYRLLTTTNLVTTPNSRGEHILLFLVQTVARQSVEHCQYRPPRIREDRNRKAANAEDSDMPDHDLEPPRFAQLALERVLQDWNALKSMIMFGSQENKDPLSASSRIAHLLPEEQVYLNQQSGTIRLDCFTHCLIVKCAPDITFIDTLLGTLVKELQNKYTPGRREEAVNVTRRFLRSVARVFVILSVEMASSKKKNNFIPQPIGKCRRVFQALLPYAVEELCNVAESLIVPVRMGIARPTAPFTLASTSIDAVQGSEELFSVEPLPPRPSPDQSSSSNQTAASYIIRNPQPRRSSQSQPVRGRDEEQDDIVSADVEEVEVVEGVAGEEDHHDDQEEQGEENAEAEGQHDEHDEDGSDMELDLLAAAETESDSESNHSNQDNASGRRSVVTAATAGSEAGASSVPAFFSEDDSQSNDSSDSDSSSSQSDDVDQETFLLDEPLERTTSASHANSAAQAPRSMQWAVRNTPSQRATGSAPSSSSTPAASSTGLIYIDPTNLRRSSAISSSAAAAAAALEASNSSSYLTSASSLARAYSIVIRQISDLMSLIPKYNHLVYSQYPAAVKLTYQDAVNLQNYVEEKLIPTWNWMVSIMDSTEAQLRYGSALSSAGDPGHPSHPLHASQHSARRERMTAREEASLRTLEGRRRAATLLTARQGMMSARGDFLNYALSLMRSHNDEHSDVLPVLDVCSLKHVAYVFQALIYWIKAMNQQTTLDTPQLDRKRNREILELGLDNEDSEHENDEDTNQSSTLQDKDEDPVPAETGQNHPFFRRSDSMTFLGCIPPNPFDVPLAEAIPLADQPHLLQPNARKEDLFGRPSQGLYSSSYMATKGLAEASMDRNCLEVNMGSSLPSPSQILPTKMSYSANLKNVMSMETGPRSTENQALAEQELEAAKPGPSPHDLAAQLKSSLLAEIGLTESDGPPLPSFRPHCSFMGMMISHDMLLGRWRLSLELFGRVFMEDVGAEPGSILTELGGFEVKESKFRREMEKLRNLQSRDLALEVDRDRDQLIQQTMRQLNTHFGRRCTTTPMAVHRVKVTFKDEPGEGSGVARSFYTAIALALLSNDKLPNLDCVQSVSKGMQASSTCHHDYNSNLMQRLRNRDRERERRSGGLRAGSRRDRDRDSRRQLSIDTRPFRPSSEGNPSDEPDPLPAHRQALGERLYPRVHAMQPAFASKITGMLLELSPAQLLLLLASEDSLRARVEEAMELLIAHGRENGADSILDLGLLEAPEKAQQQENRKRHGSTRSVVDMELDDPDDGDDNAPLFYQPGKRGFYSPRPGKNTEARLNCFRNIGRILGLCLLQNELCPITLNRHVIKVLLGRKVNWHDFAFFDPVMYESLRQLIRHSQAGEADAVFAAMDLAFAIDLCKEEGAGQVELLSGGVNMPVTPLNVYEYVRKYAEHRMLVVAEQPLHAMRKGLLDVLPKNALEDLTAEDFRLLVNGCGEVNVQMLISFTSFNDESGENADKLLQFKRWFWSIVEKMSMTERQDLVYFWTSSPSLPASEEGFQPMPSITIRPPDDQHLPTANTCISRLYVPLYSSKQILKQKLLLAIKTKNFGFV; encoded by the exons GCTCCGGGAAGTCTCAGAGAAACTCAACAAATACAGCTACAACAG TCATCCACACCTTAGTCTGCTGGAGCAGGCTACCCTAAAACAGTGTGTTGTTGGTCCAAACCATGCCGGGTTTCTCCTTGAG GATGGACGCGTGTGCAGAATCAGCTTTGCTGTCCAGCCTGATCGCCTGGAGCTCAGCAAACCGGATGGCAGCGATGG TTCAAAGTTGAGCAGTGGTTCAGGGACAGGAAGGAGCTCCAGGCCAGGCAGGACTAGTGATCCGCCCTGGTTCCTGTCTGGCTCTGACACACTGGGCAGACTGGCAGGCAACACCCTTGG GAGTCGCTGGAGCTCTGGTGTGAATGGAGGCAGTGGAGGAGGTggaagtggaggaggagcagggggaggcGGAGCTGGAGGCGGCAGcagcggaggaggagggggcggcggtggaggaggaggcggaggtaCGTCGGGCAGGTCGTCAACAGCAGCTCGCGATTCCCGCCGGCAGACCAGGGTGATCCGCACAGGGAGGGATCGCGGCTCGGGCCTGCTGGGGAGCCAGCCTCAGCCAGTCATTCCAGCTTCTGTCATCCCAGAGGAGCTTATTACTCAG GCCCAGGTAGTCCTTCAGGGGAAGTCCAGGAGTGTGATCATTAGAGAACTCCAGAGGACCAACCTGGATGTCAACCTCGCCGTTAACAACCTGCTGAGCCGGGATGACGAGGATGGAGATGATGGAGACGACACAGCCAGCGAGTCTTACCTCCCTGGAG AGGACCTGATGTCCCTGTTGGATGCAGACATTCATTCAGCTCATCCCAGTGTGATAATTGACGCTGATGCCATGTTTTCTGAGGACATCAGCTACTTTGGCTACCCCTCTTTTAGACGCTCCTCACTGTCTCGTCTGGGATCTTCCAGAG TTCTCCTTCTCCCCTTAGAGCGCGACTCAGAGCTGTTGCGTGAGCGTGAGTCTGTATTGAGGTTACGCGAGCGCCGGTGGCTGGATGGGGCCTCATTCGACACAGAGCGAGGCTCCACCAGCCGCGAGGGCGAGCCCAGCCTGGACAAGAAGAGCATCCCGGTCCAAAGCCCTGTCTCTTTGGGAGAGGAGCTCCAGTGGTGGCCTGATAAG GATGGAGTGAAGTTTGTGGGCATTGGAGCCATGTTCTCAGAGCTGGTGGCTGTCAGCTCCAAAGGAGAGCTCTATCAGTGGAAGTGGAGCGAACCTGAACCCTATAGGAATGCACAG AATCCTTCCATTCATCACCCCCGTGTATCCTTCCTGGGCCTGGCCAATGAGAAGATCACCTTATTGTCTGCCAATAGCATTAGAGCCACTGTAGCTACAGAGACcaacaag GTGGCAACCTGGGTGGACGACACACTAAGCACAGTGGCCTCTAAGCTGGAGCACAGCGCTCAGGCTTTCCCTGAGCTGCAGGGGGAACGTATGGTGTCACTGCACTGCTGTGCGCTCTACACGTGTGCACAGCTGGAGAATAGCCTCTACTGGTG GGGTGTTGTGCCTTTTAGTCAACGCAAGAAAATGCTTGAAAAGGCCAGAGCCAAGAACAAAAAGCCAAAGTCCAGCGCTGGCATCTCCTCGATACCAAACATCACCGTGGGAACACAG GTGTGCTTGAGGAATAACCCCCTCTACCATGCCGGTGCAGTGGCCTTTTCTGTCAGTGCTGGGATTCCCAAAGTGGGCGTCCTGTTGGAGTCTGTCTGGAACATGAACGACAGTTGCAGGTTCCAGCTGCGCTCACCAGAGAgcctcaaaaacatggaaaagaccACTAAGACCCAGGAAATCAA GACGGAAAGCAAGCCAGAGCTTGTGAAGACCGAGATGGGTCCTCCTCCCTCCCCAGCATCTACCTGCAGTGATACCTCTTCCATTGCTAGCAGTGCCTCACTGCCCTACA AGCGAAGGCGTTCTACTCCGGCTcccaaagaggaagagaaggtgAACGAGGAGCAGTGGCCTCTCAGGGAGGTGGTGTTTGTGGAGGACGTTAAAAATGTCCCAGTAGGAAAG GTGCTTAAAGTGGATGGAGCATATGTTGCCGTGAAGTTTCCAGGAACATCGAGCAGCATGAGCAACCAGAGCACTGCTGCTCCCACTGACTCAGACCCATCATCACTGCTACAGGACTGTAGGCTCCTCAGAATAGATGAACTGCAG GTGGTAAAAACTGGCGGGACTCCTAAAGTTCCTGATTGTTTCCAGCGCACACCTAAAAAGCTCTGTATTCCAGAAAAGGCAGAGATTCTGGCTGTAAATGTTGACTCCAAAG GAGTCCACGCAGTGCTGAAAACTGGTAACTGGGTAAGGTACTGTATCTTTGACCTGGCCACAGGCAAAGCTGAACAGGAGAATAACTTCCCCACTAGTAACTTGGCCTTCCTGGGCCAGAGTGAGCGCAATGTGGCCATCTTTACTGCAGGACAG gaatcTCCCATCATCCTTCGAGATGGAAATGGCACAATCTACCCTATGGCCAAAGACTGTATGGGTGGCATTCGAGATCCTGATTGGTTGGACCTGCCACCTATAAACAGCCTGGGAATGGGGGTGCACTCTCTGGCCAATCTCCCCTCCAACTccacaattaaaaagaaagctgctattattattatggctGTCGAG aaACAGACGCTGATGCAGCATGTGCTGCGTTGTGACTACGAAGCGTGTCGGCAGTACTTGGTGAACCTCGAACAGGCCTTCCTACTGGATCAGGGAAGCCAGGCACTCGGAGCACTTTTAGATCACCGCTGTGATGGAAATCGCAACATCCTCCatgctgctgtctctgtctgcttccCTGTTAGTAACAAGGAGACCAAAGAGGAGGAAG AAGCTGAAAGGTCGGAGAGAAACACTTTTGCAGAGCGTCTGTCTGCTGTGGAGGCAATCGCCAATGCCATCTCTGTGGTTTCAAGCAACAGTTCTGGGAACAGGACCggctcctccagcagcagagg GCTTCGTCTGAGGGAGATGATGCGGAGGTCTCTGAGAGCAGCAGGTCTCGGCCGTCATGAGTCTGGCCCATCATCCAGTGACCACCAGGACCCTGTGTCACCACCCATTGCCCCACCAAGTTGGGTCCCTGATCCCCCACCCATGGACCCTG ATGGTGACATTGACTTCATCCTAGCACCAGCTGTAGGTTCACTCACCACCGCCTCCACCGGGACCAGCCAGGGACCCAGCACCTCCACCATACCAG GACCATCCACTGAGCCATCTGTGGTTGAATCTAAAGACAGGAAGGCCAATGCCCACCTTATTCTAAAGCTGATGTGTGACAGTGTTGTTCTGAGGCCACACCTACGGGAGCTGCTCTCTGCCAA GGATGCCCGTGGAATGACCCCATTCATGCTGGCAGTCAGTGGGAGAGCCTACCCAGCAGCCATCACTGTGCTGGAGGCTGCTCAGAAAATGGCTAAAG TGGGTGACCAGGGCATTGCGGAGAAGGAGGATGCAGATTCTGTATTCATGGAAATGATTTGCCCCTCGGGGACCAACCCAGATGATTCGCCCCTCTATGTTCTCTGCTGTAACGACACCTGCAGTTTCACTTGGACTGGAGCTGAGCACATTAACCAG GACATCTTTGAATGTCGGACCTGCGGTTTGCTTGAgtccctctgctgctgcacagagtgTGCAAGGGTGTGTCACAAGGGACATGACTGCAA GTTGAAAAGGACCTCTCCCACAGCGTACTGTGACTGTTGGGAGAAATGCAAGTGTAAAACGCTGATTGCCGGCCAGAAGGCTGCTCGCCTGGATCTGCTGTACAGGCTACTGACAACCACTAACCTGGTCACAACACCAAACAGCAG GGGAGAGCATATATTACTGTTCCTGGTGCAGACTGTTGCTAGGCAGAGTGTTGAGCACTGTCAGTACAGACCGCCGCGCATCAGAGAAGACAGAAACCGCAAGGCTGCAAATGCAGAAG ACTCTGATATGCCAGACCATGACCTGGAACCTCCCCGCTTTGCTCAGCTGGCTCTGGAGAGGGTCCTGCAGGACTGGAATGCCCTCAAGTCTATGATCATGTTTGGCTCTCAGGAGAATAAAGACCC ACTTAGTGCCAGCAGCAGAATTGCTCACCTCCTGCCTGAAGAGCAGGTCTACTTGAATCAACAGAGTGGCACCATTCGCCTTGACTGTTTCACCCACTGCCTCATTGTCAAGTGTGCTCCTGACATCACT tTTATAGACACTTTATTGGGTACACTGGTAAAGGAGCTGCAGAACAAGTACACTCCTGGCCGGAGAGAGGAGGCGGTCAATGTCACCAGGAGGTTCCTACGCTCTGTCGCAAGAGTATTTGTCATCCTCAGCGTGGAGATGGCCTCGTCCAAGAAGAAAAA CAACTTCATCCCTCAGCCCATTGGGAAATGTCGACGGGTTTTCCAAGCTCTGCTGCCCTACGCTGTGGAGGAGCTGTGTAATGTAGCAGAGTCTCTCATTGTCCCGGTGCGAATGGGTATAGCAAGACCTACTGCTCCTTTCACTTTGGCCAGCACCAGTATCGATGCTGTTCAGGGCAGCGAGGAGCTCTTCTCTGTTGAACCGCTGCCCCCCAGACCTTCACCTGACCAGTCCAGCAG TTCCAACCAGACAGCTGCCTCTTATATCATCAGGAACCCCCAGCCTCGGCGCAGCAGCCAGTCTCAGCCtgtgagaggaagagatgagGAGCAGGATGACATCGTGTCAGCAGATGTGGAAGAG gTGGAAGTTGTAGAGGGAGTAGCTGGCGAGGAAGACCATCACGATGACCAGGAAGAACAGGGAGAGGAAAACGCTGAGGCAGAAGGGCAGCACGATGAGCACGACGAGGATG GAAGCGACATGGAGCTGGATCTGCTGGCAGCAGCCGAAACAGAGAGTGACAGCGAAAGCAACCACAGCAATCAGGATAATGCAAGCGGCCGCAGGAGTGTCGTCACAGCAGCCACCGCTGGCTCAGAAGCAG GTGCCAGCAGTGTCCCTGCCTTCTTTTCAGAGGACGACTCCCAGTCCAACGACTCCAGCgactctgacagcagcagcagtcagagcGACGACGTCGACCAGGAGACTTTCCTGTTGGACGAGCCGCTGGAAAGGACGACCAGCGCATCCCACGCCAACAGTGCGGCGCAGGCCCCTCGCTCCATGCAGTGGGCTGTGAGAAACACCCCCAGCCAGAGGGCCACTGGTAGCGCCCCCTCCAGTTCCTCAACACCTGCTG CGAGCTCCACAGGCCTGATATATATCGACCCCACAAACTTGCGTCGCTCCAGTGCTATCAGCTCCAGTGCTGCTGCGGCGGCGGCGGCTCTGGAGGCCAGCAACTCCAGCAGCTACCTGACATCAGCCAGCAGCCTGGCCCGGGCCTACAGCATCGTCATCAGGCAGATCTCAGACCTCATGAGTCTGATCCCCAAATACAACCATCTAGTCTACTCACAGTACCCTGCAGCTGTAAAACTCACCTACCAGGATGCCGTCAACCTGCAG AACTACGTTGAAGAAAAGCTGATTCCCACCTGGAACTGGATGGTGTCAATCATGGATTCCACCGAGGCTCAGTTGCGATACGGCTCAGCTCTGTCATCAGCCGGAGACCCGGGTCACCCCAGTCACCCGCTGCACGCCTCTCAGCACTCAGCTCGCAGGGAACGTATGACCGCTCGGGAGGAGGCCAGCCTCCGTACCCTTGAAGGACGCAG GAGAGCAGCTACCCTGCTGACAGCTCGCCAGGGCATGATGTCAGCGCGGGGCGACTTCCTGAACTACGCCTTATCTTTGATGCGCTCCCACAATGACGAGCACTCTGATGTGCTTCCTGTGCTGGACGTGTGCTCACTGAAACACGTGGCCTACGTTTTCCAGGCTCTTATCTATTGGATAAAGGCCATGAACCAGCAGACCACTTTAGACACCCCACAGTTGGACAGAAAGag GAATCGAGAGATTTTGGAGCTGGGTTTGGACAATGAGGATTCAGAACATGAGAATGATGAGGACACCAATCAAA GTTCAACTCTGCAGGATAAGGATGAGGACCCAGTCCCTGCTGAAACGGGTCAGAACCATCCCTTTTTCCGTCGCTCTGACTCAATGACCTTCCTGGGCTGCATCCCACCTAATCCCTTTGATGTTCCCCTGGCTGAGGCCATCCCACTGGCAGACCAGCCACACCTCCTGCAG CCTAATGCCAGGAAGGAGGATCTGTTCGGTCGTCCCTCTCAGGGCTTGTACTCGTCCTCCTACATGGCAACCAAAGGCCTGGCTGAGGCAAGCATGGACAGGAACTGCCTGGAGGTAAACATGGGCTCCTCTCTACCCTCCCCCTCTCAG ATCCTGCCAACTAAGATGTCTTACTCAGCCAACCTGAAGAATGTGATGAGTATGGAAACTGGCCCGCGGAGCACTGAGAACCAGGCACTGGCCGAACAGGAGCTGGAGGCTGCAAAACCAGGCCCGTCACCACATGACCTCGCCGCCCAGCTGAAGAGCAGCCTGCTCGCTGAGATCGGCCTCACAGAGAGCGACGGCCCTCCTCTCCCATCATTCAG ACCTCACTGTAGTTTCATGGGGATGATGATCTCACATGACATGCTGCTAGGCCGCTGGCGTCTGTCACTGGAGCTCTTTGGTCGTGTCTTCATGGAGGATGTGGGAGCCGAGCCTGGATCG aTCCTCACGGAGCTGGGCGGCTTTGAAGTAAAGGAATCCAAGTTCCGTCGTGAGATGGAGAAGCTGAGGAACCTGCAGTCCCGTGACCTGGCCCTGGAGGTGGACCGGGACCGAGACCAGTTAATACAGCAGACAATGCGTCAGCTAAACACACACTTTGGAAGGCGCTGCACAACCACACCAATGGCTGTGCACCGGGTGAAGGTCACCTTCAAAGATGAGCCGGGCGAGGGCAGCGGCGTGGCCCGCAGCTTCTACACGGCCATCGCCCTGGCCCTCCTCTCCAACGATAAGCTGCCCAATCTGGACTGTGTTCAGAGTGTCAGCAAGGGCATGCAGGCCAGCAGTACGTGTCATCACGATTACAATTCAA ATCTAATGCAGCGCTTacgaaacagagacagagaaagagagaggagaagtggAGGGCTTCGAGCAGGATCTCGGAGAGACCGAGACAG AGACTCTAGGAGGCAGCTGTCTATAGACACCAGGCCTTTCAGGCCTTCATCAGAGGGAAACCCCAGTGATGAGCCCGACCCCCTGCCTGCGCACAGACAAGCTCTGGGTGAAAGGCTCTACCCACGCGTTCACGCCATGCAGCCG GCGTTTGCCAGTAAAATCACAGGCATGTTGCTGGAGCTGTCCCCTgcccagctgctgctgctgctggcgaGCGAGGATTCTCTCAGAGCCAGGGTAGAGGAGGCCATGGAGCTTCTCATTGCACATGGAAG GGAAAATGGTGCCGACAGTATATTGGACCTAGGTCTACTCGAGGCTCCAGAGAAAGCACAA CAACAGGAGAACCGCAAGCGTCATGGTTCAACCCGCAGCGTGGTTGACATGGAGCTGGACGACCCAGATGATGGAGACGACAACGCTCCGCTCTTCTACCAGCCCGGCAAACGAGGCTTCTACTCCCCTCGACCCGGCAAGAACACAGAGGCCAGGCTCAACTGCTTCCGTAACATTGGCAG AATACTGGGGTTATGTCTACTTCAGAATGAACTCTGTCCAATCACGTTGAATAGACATGTCATCAAAGTGCTGCTTGGGAGGAAG GTGAACTGGCACGACTTTGCGTTCTTCGACCCGGTCATGTATGAGAGCCTGCGGCAGCTGATCCGCCATTCTCAGGCTGGTGAAGCAGATGCAGTATTTGCTGCTATGGACTTGGCCTTCGCCATTGACCTCTGCAAAGAGGAAGGGGCTGGACAG GTGGAGCTTCTGTCTGGTGGGGTCAACATGCCAGTAACTCCTCTCAATGTGTACGAGTACGTGAGGAAGTACGCTGAGCACAGGATGCTGGTGGTAGCTGAGCAGCCTCTCCAT GCAATGAGGAAGGGACTGCTGGACGTGCTTCCTAAGAACGCCCTGGAGGACCTGACGGCTGAGGACTTCAGGCTGCTGGTAAATGGCTGTGGAGAAGTCAACGTCCAGATGCTCATTAGCTTCACCTCCTTCAACGATGAATCTG